Proteins encoded by one window of Flagellimonas lutaonensis:
- a CDS encoding patatin-like phospholipase family protein encodes MRALVISGGGSKGAFAGGVAQFLIEEARHRYDLFVGTSTGSLLISHLALNKIDKIKEIYSSVDQDSIFSSCPFVIKRKHGQEMIAINHWNVLRNFMKGSKTFGESENLRELIRRSITPEEFNLLKNSTTDVVVTVSNLSLNQVEYKSINDCTYDDYCDWIWISSNYTPFMSLVRKNGCEYADGGLGSLVPIEEAIKRGATEVDVIVLHTEVNYLNRMPSRNPFELITTIFAFMLDRIEHQNVRIGKMTANQHNAIINFYYTPTVLTTNSLIFNKERMTLWWKKGYLYAKNKNDETNPIEPYIQE; translated from the coding sequence ATGAGGGCATTGGTCATATCAGGTGGGGGTAGCAAAGGGGCCTTCGCAGGGGGGGTGGCCCAGTTTTTGATCGAAGAGGCCAGGCATCGGTACGATCTCTTCGTGGGAACCTCAACGGGGAGCCTTTTAATTTCACATCTTGCCCTCAACAAGATCGACAAAATCAAGGAAATTTATTCTTCCGTCGATCAAGATAGCATTTTCAGTAGCTGCCCCTTTGTAATCAAGCGAAAACACGGCCAAGAAATGATTGCCATCAACCATTGGAACGTACTCAGAAACTTCATGAAAGGCAGTAAAACCTTTGGTGAAAGTGAAAACCTCAGAGAACTGATACGGCGTAGCATCACTCCTGAAGAATTCAACTTGCTCAAGAACAGTACCACAGATGTGGTGGTAACCGTATCAAACCTTTCGTTGAACCAAGTGGAATATAAATCCATTAACGACTGCACATACGACGATTATTGCGACTGGATTTGGATATCATCGAATTACACACCCTTTATGAGCTTGGTCAGAAAAAACGGCTGTGAATATGCTGATGGCGGACTGGGGAGCCTTGTGCCCATAGAGGAGGCGATCAAAAGAGGGGCCACCGAGGTAGATGTGATCGTGCTGCACACAGAGGTGAATTACCTGAACCGTATGCCCTCGCGTAATCCGTTTGAACTGATTACCACCATTTTTGCATTCATGCTCGACCGAATTGAGCACCAAAATGTCAGAATCGGTAAAATGACGGCCAACCAGCACAATGCCATCATCAATTTCTACTATACCCCAACGGTATTGACCACTAACTCATTGATTTTTAACAAAGAACGTATGACGCTCTGGTGGAAAAAAGGTTACTTATACGCAAAAAATAAAAATGACGAAACCAATCCGATTGAGCCGTATATCCAAGAATGA
- a CDS encoding M1 family metallopeptidase, which yields MRRCCLLFILVSLMSYGQNPARVDFTSATVSIHPDPIEKSIKGSVVYTFEVLHKTDSVYLDAIDTHFNKIMVNGKAAPYSYNGSKISVLAPAQLGTHKLKIDYEVRPKQTVYFLGWDDEIEGNEQIWTQGQGKYTSHWLPSFDDMTEKLEVDLSIVADMGLQVLANGSLKSLDTVNEYHRRWHYDMTNPMSSYLAAFVIGDFDKKTIKSNSGIPIELYYEPKDSTKVEPSYRYTKEIFDFLEAEIGVPYPWQNYKQVPVHDFLYAGMENTTLTIFSNTYVIDSTAFIDKNYVNVNAHELAHQWFGNLVTETSGKYHWLHEGFATYYAYLAEKEIFGEDYFYWHLLDKAKILYTLSENGDGEALTNPNANSLTFYEKGAWALVMLRQLVGEKAFKSGVANYLRKYSFKNVTIADFLAEMETASGKDLSSFQEEWLENEEFPWEATKTYLIKHRHGIKTYFQLNDADEETIKNMKWYHSGASDELKRQLILMYGEKIPVPDLKTILTNEKDLKTRQAVAQVVEKIPFELKEAFESLLKDESYMTQELALFKLWSNFPSERKKYLDKTQGLIGLPNKNIRLLWLTLALVTPDVSPKNKQVYFHELNGYTAPHHHFEVRQMAFQYLFSINALKDTALVNLIDATNHHVWQFKKFSRNLVGKLMADQQMSQRLKEVYKTLSKEMRTIFDELTKK from the coding sequence ATGAGACGATGCTGCCTGCTCTTTATTTTGGTTTCTTTGATGTCTTACGGACAAAACCCGGCCCGTGTGGATTTCACCTCTGCGACCGTCTCAATTCATCCGGATCCCATCGAAAAATCCATTAAGGGAAGCGTGGTCTATACCTTCGAAGTGTTGCACAAAACCGATTCTGTTTACCTAGACGCCATCGACACCCATTTCAACAAAATCATGGTCAATGGCAAAGCGGCGCCCTATTCGTATAATGGCAGTAAAATAAGTGTTTTGGCACCGGCCCAATTGGGAACGCACAAATTAAAAATCGACTACGAAGTCCGACCCAAGCAGACTGTTTATTTCTTGGGGTGGGATGATGAAATTGAAGGCAACGAACAGATATGGACCCAAGGCCAGGGCAAATACACCAGTCATTGGCTGCCCAGCTTTGATGATATGACTGAAAAGCTTGAAGTGGATTTAAGTATTGTCGCAGATATGGGGCTTCAGGTTTTGGCCAACGGAAGCTTGAAATCTTTGGATACCGTTAATGAATACCATCGGAGATGGCATTATGATATGACAAACCCCATGAGCAGCTATCTCGCCGCTTTTGTCATCGGTGATTTTGATAAAAAAACCATCAAATCAAATTCTGGCATTCCGATCGAGCTGTACTATGAGCCCAAAGACAGCACAAAAGTGGAACCGAGCTATCGGTATACCAAAGAAATCTTCGATTTTTTAGAGGCTGAAATTGGAGTGCCCTATCCGTGGCAAAATTATAAGCAGGTACCGGTACATGATTTTCTCTATGCAGGAATGGAGAATACCACCCTGACAATTTTTTCGAATACGTATGTCATCGATTCCACCGCATTTATCGATAAAAACTATGTGAATGTCAATGCCCATGAGCTGGCCCACCAATGGTTTGGCAATCTGGTCACTGAAACAAGCGGAAAGTACCATTGGCTGCACGAAGGCTTTGCGACGTATTATGCGTATTTGGCAGAAAAAGAAATTTTTGGGGAAGACTATTTCTATTGGCACCTGTTGGACAAGGCCAAAATCTTGTACACGTTATCTGAAAATGGCGATGGAGAGGCATTGACAAATCCCAATGCGAACAGCCTGACCTTCTACGAAAAGGGCGCTTGGGCTTTGGTGATGCTGCGCCAGCTGGTAGGGGAAAAGGCATTTAAAAGCGGTGTTGCGAACTATCTAAGAAAATATAGTTTTAAAAACGTGACCATTGCCGATTTTTTGGCCGAAATGGAAACGGCCAGTGGCAAAGACCTCTCCAGCTTTCAGGAAGAATGGCTGGAAAATGAAGAATTTCCCTGGGAAGCCACCAAAACATACTTGATAAAACACAGACATGGCATCAAAACATATTTCCAGTTAAACGATGCCGATGAAGAGACCATAAAAAACATGAAATGGTACCATAGTGGCGCCTCAGACGAGTTGAAAAGACAGCTTATTTTAATGTATGGCGAAAAGATTCCCGTTCCCGACTTGAAAACAATCCTGACCAACGAAAAAGACTTGAAAACCAGACAAGCTGTGGCACAGGTGGTCGAAAAGATTCCCTTCGAACTGAAGGAAGCTTTTGAATCGCTTCTTAAAGATGAAAGCTATATGACCCAAGAACTGGCACTGTTCAAGTTGTGGTCGAACTTTCCGTCCGAAAGAAAAAAGTATTTAGACAAAACACAGGGTTTGATAGGGCTTCCGAATAAGAACATCCGCCTATTGTGGTTGACCCTGGCCTTGGTGACCCCAGATGTTTCGCCTAAGAATAAGCAAGTGTATTTTCATGAACTGAACGGCTACACCGCACCACACCATCATTTTGAAGTGCGCCAAATGGCCTTTCAATATCTATTCAGCATCAATGCACTTAAGGATACGGCCCTGGTAAACCTAATCGATGCAACCAATCACCACGTATGGCAGTTCAAAAAGTTTTCAAGAAATTTAGTGGGAAAACTTATGGCAGACCAACAGATGTCACAGCGTTTAAAAGAGGTGTACAAAACACTTTCAAAGGAAATGAGAACAATTTTTGACGAGCTTACCAAAAAATGA
- the recG gene encoding ATP-dependent DNA helicase RecG, with protein MNPNFLQTPIAYLKGVGPNRAETLKSELGVHTYGDLLQLYPNRYLDKTQYYKINQLKDSGADVQIVGKIVHLKTVEQKRGKRLVATFADDTGKMELVWFRGYKWIRENIKINEPYVVFGRVNRFGNIFSMPHPEMELLKNHERGLKIAMQPIYPSTEKLAAKGITNRVISKLQQQLLLESRGQFEETLPSIILQELQLLPKSEALLHIHFPKDQESLAKAKFRLKFEELFFVQLQLISKKIIRKQKIKGFPFEKVGHLFNTFFSEHLPFELTKAQKRVIKEIRADLGSNAQMNRLLQGDVGSGKTIVALMSMLLAIDNGFQTCLMAPTEILANQHYNGLKELLGKMDVSIELLTGSTKKSTRKTIHERLENGSLDILVGTHAVLEEKVRFKSLGLAIVDEQHRFGVAQRSKLWKKGASHPSPDKGEVGGAVPPHILVMTATPIPRTLAMSLYGDLDISIIDELPPGRKPIKTVHRYDSNRLKVFHFLREEIKKGRQVYIVYPLIQESEALDYKDLMDGYESISREFPMPDYQISIVHGRMKAEDKDYEMTRFVKGETQLMVATTVIEVGVNVPNASVMVIESAERFGLSQLHQLRGRVGRGAEQSYCVLMTGNKLSDDARTRLQTMVRTNDGFEIAEVDLKLRGPGDLMGTQQSGLLNLKIADIVKDNQILKTARHHALRLLKEDPKMEKPEHLPVRKHYAKMVKDKAIWGYIS; from the coding sequence ATGAACCCCAATTTTCTACAAACCCCTATCGCCTATCTCAAGGGTGTCGGGCCCAATCGAGCCGAGACCCTAAAGAGCGAATTGGGCGTTCATACCTACGGCGACCTGCTACAGCTCTACCCAAACCGCTATCTCGATAAGACCCAATACTACAAAATCAACCAATTGAAAGATAGCGGTGCCGATGTACAGATAGTTGGCAAAATTGTACATCTTAAAACGGTTGAACAGAAAAGGGGAAAACGGTTGGTGGCCACTTTTGCTGATGATACGGGCAAAATGGAACTGGTTTGGTTCAGAGGCTACAAATGGATTCGTGAGAACATCAAAATAAACGAGCCCTATGTAGTGTTTGGGCGGGTGAACCGTTTTGGCAATATCTTTTCAATGCCTCATCCTGAAATGGAACTTCTAAAAAATCATGAAAGAGGGTTGAAAATAGCCATGCAGCCCATTTATCCCTCTACAGAGAAACTGGCAGCCAAAGGCATTACCAATAGGGTAATCAGTAAGTTACAACAACAATTGTTGCTCGAATCCAGGGGGCAGTTTGAAGAAACCCTCCCTTCCATTATTTTGCAGGAGCTGCAGTTACTTCCGAAATCTGAGGCCTTGTTGCACATACACTTTCCCAAAGACCAGGAATCATTGGCCAAGGCAAAGTTTCGCCTCAAGTTTGAAGAACTATTTTTTGTACAGTTGCAGCTTATATCAAAAAAAATTATCCGAAAACAGAAAATAAAGGGATTCCCATTTGAAAAAGTGGGCCATCTGTTCAATACCTTTTTTAGCGAGCACCTGCCGTTTGAACTGACCAAGGCCCAAAAAAGGGTTATCAAAGAAATTCGCGCCGATCTTGGCAGCAATGCCCAAATGAACCGGTTGCTTCAGGGTGATGTGGGATCGGGCAAGACCATTGTGGCACTGATGAGCATGTTGCTCGCCATTGATAATGGCTTTCAGACCTGCCTTATGGCACCCACCGAAATTCTAGCCAACCAACACTACAACGGACTTAAAGAGCTGTTGGGCAAAATGGATGTCTCCATCGAATTGCTGACCGGCTCTACCAAGAAATCGACTCGCAAAACCATACACGAGCGGCTTGAAAATGGCTCTCTGGACATTCTGGTGGGCACCCATGCCGTTCTGGAAGAAAAGGTGCGCTTCAAAAGCCTTGGTCTGGCAATTGTTGATGAACAACATCGCTTTGGTGTCGCGCAGCGTTCGAAGTTATGGAAAAAAGGAGCTTCCCACCCAAGCCCTGATAAAGGGGAGGTTGGGGGGGCTGTTCCACCCCACATTCTGGTCATGACGGCAACCCCTATTCCACGAACATTGGCAATGAGCCTTTACGGTGATTTGGACATTTCAATAATAGATGAGCTACCACCCGGTAGAAAGCCAATAAAGACCGTACACCGATATGACTCAAACCGATTAAAGGTCTTCCATTTTCTGAGGGAGGAAATTAAAAAGGGAAGACAGGTCTATATCGTATATCCCTTGATTCAAGAATCAGAGGCTTTGGATTATAAAGACTTGATGGATGGATACGAAAGCATCTCTCGTGAGTTTCCAATGCCTGATTATCAAATCTCGATTGTGCATGGGCGCATGAAAGCTGAGGATAAGGATTATGAGATGACCCGTTTTGTAAAGGGCGAGACACAGCTAATGGTGGCCACCACGGTTATTGAGGTGGGCGTCAATGTACCCAACGCCTCGGTCATGGTCATTGAAAGCGCCGAACGGTTCGGGCTTTCACAATTGCACCAGTTACGTGGCCGTGTCGGCCGTGGGGCCGAACAGAGCTATTGTGTTTTAATGACAGGCAACAAACTTTCAGATGATGCCCGTACACGTTTACAGACCATGGTACGCACCAACGACGGTTTTGAGATTGCCGAGGTCGATTTGAAACTGCGTGGCCCAGGCGACTTGATGGGCACCCAACAAAGCGGATTGCTAAACCTGAAAATCGCTGACATTGTCAAAGACAACCAAATCCTTAAAACCGCCCGCCACCATGCCCTTCGGTTGCTAAAAGAAGATCCTAAAATGGAAAAGCCTGAACATTTACCGGTTCGAAAGCACTATGCAAAAATGGTAAAGGACAAGGCGATTTGGGGGTATATAAGTTAA